From the Octadecabacter antarcticus 307 genome, one window contains:
- a CDS encoding AAA family ATPase codes for MSQTSDTMELREEDIRKHYDAATAMVQGFDHTPRIGAAKDAPVAEKSSGIGTRRRFRTTTPGLVTWSTARSEGVQLLARIEGAGTDNLGGDGLTSPTQATVLHGLRRAVAIALAVAEQYGMRTGLADLKRANLEGSLAAGKRTEFSELLTAEALVTMYVFANATAFLMSSHAGEDTVEIGEVEEVLTDNATLALHGVLWELDQDIGLFADTEPKLVATVLAYAEALMAKAAARATTAGRLEPFVAASWKVEEDGLTIRGFTPARAAKSTTLTISFKKPNEVVGNHIAKYQSMKLAKMVMAYDFERKLNPFAELGGFIFTFMGDGAPGTGKTTLIQMMAGLISEYCQVAGYPFRYQNLSTDNIDSYQGKSGQNAKAFINNVIDPSVIGFGTIDDIDQLAGKRGDRQSSAGQLEITAVLMESFAGANTVVRGNCTFGMFSNYPENVDDALRQRAGARFLVDGPQTRDDYIDILYLLMGKNHDIPVGDHEVFSAQEIKKAVAASFEGHSKPHEPGLMNVFDRVSATIGELDTIAKIGTYLKGIQEADPRFTGRAIKNITDAVKVRAMDFELPDEWMERPDLFMAKDYDTKLAMIEDLRKPITVEMVIQEINRFADSEFRYADKSDEVAIDGLVRDFERSEEANRRYLESKG; via the coding sequence ATGAGCCAGACAAGCGACACGATGGAGCTGCGCGAAGAGGACATTCGCAAGCATTATGACGCTGCCACCGCGATGGTGCAGGGGTTTGATCACACGCCGCGCATTGGGGCGGCCAAGGACGCGCCCGTGGCGGAAAAGTCGAGCGGTATTGGCACGCGGCGGCGGTTTCGAACGACGACGCCGGGGTTGGTGACGTGGTCGACGGCGCGCAGTGAAGGCGTGCAATTGTTGGCGCGGATTGAAGGTGCGGGCACGGATAACCTTGGCGGTGACGGGCTGACGTCACCCACGCAAGCGACGGTGCTGCACGGGCTGCGGCGTGCCGTAGCGATTGCGCTGGCGGTGGCTGAACAATACGGGATGCGCACGGGGCTGGCGGACCTGAAACGCGCCAACCTTGAAGGATCGCTGGCGGCTGGCAAAAGAACGGAATTTTCGGAACTTCTGACCGCCGAGGCGCTGGTCACGATGTATGTTTTCGCCAACGCCACCGCGTTCCTGATGTCATCGCACGCGGGCGAAGACACCGTCGAAATCGGTGAGGTAGAGGAGGTTTTGACCGACAACGCGACCTTGGCGTTGCACGGTGTTTTGTGGGAGCTTGACCAAGACATCGGGTTGTTTGCCGACACCGAACCCAAGCTGGTCGCGACGGTTCTTGCCTACGCCGAAGCGTTGATGGCCAAGGCCGCAGCGCGCGCCACCACCGCCGGACGTTTGGAACCGTTTGTGGCAGCGTCTTGGAAGGTCGAGGAAGACGGGTTGACCATTCGTGGGTTCACCCCTGCGCGGGCCGCAAAATCGACTACGCTGACGATAAGTTTCAAGAAGCCGAATGAGGTCGTGGGCAACCACATCGCCAAATATCAGTCGATGAAGCTGGCCAAAATGGTTATGGCCTATGATTTTGAACGTAAGCTGAACCCGTTCGCCGAACTTGGCGGCTTCATCTTTACGTTCATGGGCGACGGCGCACCGGGGACAGGCAAAACCACGCTGATTCAGATGATGGCGGGGCTGATTTCGGAGTATTGCCAGGTTGCTGGCTATCCGTTCCGCTACCAGAACTTGAGCACCGATAATATTGACAGCTACCAGGGTAAATCGGGCCAGAACGCTAAGGCGTTTATCAATAACGTGATTGATCCGAGCGTGATTGGTTTTGGCACGATTGACGATATTGACCAATTGGCGGGCAAACGTGGGGATCGCCAAAGTTCGGCGGGTCAATTGGAAATTACCGCTGTTCTAATGGAGAGCTTTGCGGGTGCGAACACAGTCGTGCGTGGCAATTGCACGTTTGGGATGTTCAGCAACTATCCCGAAAATGTCGATGATGCGCTGCGCCAACGTGCGGGCGCGCGGTTCTTAGTGGACGGGCCGCAGACGCGGGATGATTACATCGATATTCTGTATCTCTTGATGGGCAAGAACCACGATATTCCGGTGGGTGATCATGAGGTGTTTTCTGCGCAAGAGATTAAGAAGGCGGTTGCGGCGTCGTTTGAAGGGCATTCAAAACCCCATGAACCGGGGTTGATGAATGTGTTTGATCGCGTGAGCGCGACCATTGGTGAGCTGGATACGATTGCGAAGATCGGCACCTATTTGAAGGGTATTCAGGAGGCCGATCCGCGCTTTACGGGTCGCGCGATCAAGAACATCACCGACGCCGTTAAGGTCCGCGCGATGGACTTTGAATTGCCGGACGAATGGATGGAAAGGCCTGACCTGTTCATGGCGAAGGATTACGACACCAAGCTGGCGATGATTGAGGATCTGCGAAAGCCGATCACGGTCGAAATGGTTATTCAGGAAATCAATCGCTTCGCCGATTCAGAATTCCGCTATGCGGACAAGTCGGATGAAGTGGCGATTGACGGGCTGGTGCGCGATTTTGAACGGTCCGAGGAAGCCAATCGGCGGTATTTGGAGAGTAAAGGGTGA
- a CDS encoding DUF6638 family protein → MKRLISRGLMFGNLIPVVSPILVERYNRALKRLTGKQTALQDFHIDISGYSPEIGDELGDDLYLNHRGVNRQFILLTTEQKTAPLLNAKFSTSRGILRQFIVANEAQLFALTARDGVAGELVNSVYALDTPARLFDIGRVTIEADTTDGAVASAAKLGGMIDQFMRDDGAWFDDVLIGNMIGLAKDTGDITRNPVQLADMTFDQDNFWTAHLGGLYLFRGVDEPAAITMGDKTALGELPIETVLQGDERSAIAQFLKVNNLAEPIVDARGIDSAAILRQKMDFIVADVAAGLGEDLAGATRRDLRAMGRRYFDKLPAAWRALADLVRWAEDGGAWPHIDSEHPAYFYTLRAKAHKDADLVNMLLAELSPMDVRQLFICHKEAFYSAYMGWTDEKKDYVAQFLSTEYQVDKAGTRDALFGFEAAMSEPSGPPPLPGLIERVGPWGAVRRRD, encoded by the coding sequence ATGAAACGCCTAATCTCTCGCGGTCTGATGTTTGGTAATCTTATCCCCGTGGTCAGTCCTATTTTGGTGGAGCGCTACAACCGTGCCCTGAAGCGGTTGACCGGCAAGCAAACTGCGCTGCAGGATTTTCACATCGATATTTCGGGCTATTCTCCCGAGATCGGGGATGAGTTGGGGGATGATTTATACCTCAACCACCGTGGGGTGAACCGGCAGTTTATTTTGCTGACGACGGAACAGAAAACGGCGCCTTTGTTGAACGCGAAATTCTCGACCTCTCGTGGTATTCTGCGCCAGTTTATTGTGGCGAACGAGGCGCAGTTGTTTGCGCTGACCGCGCGCGACGGGGTCGCGGGGGAGTTGGTGAATTCTGTCTATGCGTTGGACACACCTGCGCGCCTGTTCGACATCGGCCGTGTGACGATTGAGGCGGATACGACGGATGGTGCTGTGGCGTCGGCGGCCAAGCTGGGTGGGATGATTGACCAGTTCATGCGCGACGACGGCGCGTGGTTTGATGATGTTCTGATTGGCAATATGATCGGGCTGGCCAAAGACACAGGCGACATCACCCGCAATCCGGTGCAACTGGCCGATATGACGTTCGATCAGGACAATTTCTGGACTGCGCATTTGGGCGGGCTTTATTTGTTTCGCGGGGTGGACGAGCCAGCGGCGATTACGATGGGTGACAAGACCGCGTTGGGTGAATTGCCAATTGAAACGGTGTTGCAAGGCGATGAACGATCCGCGATTGCGCAGTTTCTGAAGGTTAATAATCTGGCAGAACCGATTGTCGACGCGCGTGGCATCGATAGTGCTGCGATCCTGCGCCAAAAAATGGATTTCATCGTGGCGGATGTGGCTGCGGGTCTTGGTGAAGACCTTGCCGGGGCGACGCGCCGCGACCTGCGCGCCATGGGGCGGCGGTATTTTGATAAGCTGCCAGCGGCGTGGCGTGCCCTTGCAGATCTGGTGCGCTGGGCAGAAGATGGTGGCGCATGGCCGCACATCGACAGCGAACATCCCGCGTATTTCTACACGCTGCGGGCCAAGGCGCACAAAGACGCCGATTTGGTGAATATGCTACTGGCCGAACTGTCCCCGATGGACGTGCGACAGCTGTTCATTTGTCACAAAGAAGCGTTTTACAGTGCCTATATGGGCTGGACGGACGAAAAGAAGGACTATGTGGCACAATTCCTGTCAACCGAGTATCAGGTAGATAAGGCAGGCACGCGCGACGCGTTGTTTGGTTTTGAGGCGGCGATGAGTGAACCAAGCGGCCCGCCACCTTTGCCCGGTCTGATTGAACGGGTCGGGCCATGGGGCGCGGTGCGGCGGCGTGATTAA
- a CDS encoding DUF1523 family protein yields MRNIRRVFRVILFLIVASWLHYVMPQQDTVRMTGISDRNETLSSMQRLFFAQVDSGTTEGTFRDLRLINTQKQRTYLLGLIHRGSEETMVYRNEDTGWIYPPYFKFDSSNLEAEAEDMLSTSASPIWVEITHYGWRNEWLSIYPNAVSIRPAPSEDYRPFPWVNLIIFVVMIGGLLFLRAMWRQFRERTIDPLADKVGDQMDHVNADLSERKGRVSRWLGTWRKK; encoded by the coding sequence ATGCGCAATATCCGTCGAGTTTTCCGTGTCATACTGTTCCTGATCGTCGCATCATGGTTGCATTATGTAATGCCGCAGCAGGACACAGTCCGGATGACAGGTATTTCTGACCGGAATGAAACGCTGTCAAGTATGCAACGACTGTTCTTTGCACAGGTAGATAGCGGCACGACAGAAGGCACTTTTCGTGACTTGCGTCTTATCAATACACAAAAACAACGGACCTATCTTCTTGGCCTTATCCATCGCGGCAGTGAGGAGACGATGGTCTATCGCAATGAAGATACAGGCTGGATTTACCCGCCGTATTTCAAATTCGACAGTTCTAACCTGGAGGCAGAAGCCGAGGATATGTTGTCCACATCGGCGTCGCCAATATGGGTTGAAATCACGCACTACGGCTGGCGGAATGAATGGTTGTCCATCTATCCAAACGCCGTGTCAATCCGCCCCGCCCCGAGCGAAGACTATCGCCCGTTTCCATGGGTGAACCTGATTATCTTTGTCGTCATGATTGGTGGATTGCTGTTCTTGCGCGCCATGTGGCGGCAATTTCGTGAGCGCACAATCGACCCGCTGGCCGACAAGGTCGGGGATCAGATGGATCACGTAAATGCGGATCTGTCAGAACGAAAGGGGCGTGTTTCCCGTTGGCTTGGGACGTGGCGCAAGAAGTAG
- a CDS encoding aldehyde dehydrogenase family protein has translation MTVKEIFDSMDYGPAPESSAEALAWLADRGGIAGHYINGKWDALRDDFPSNNPATGEKLAGVTKGTADEVAKAVAAARKAQPKWAKDGAARARVLYGIARLMQKNARLLAVMETLDNGKPIRESRDIDIPLAIRHFYHHAGFAQLMDAEMPDVEPLGVCGQIIPWNFPLLMLAWKIAPALAMGNTVVLKPAEYTSLSSMVFSEICTAAGVPPGVVNIITGDGETGAALVDADVDKVAFTGSTSVGRIIREQTAGSGKALSLELGGKSPYIVFEDADIDSAIEGLVDAIWFNSGQVCCAGSRLLVQEGIADRFYAKLRRRMDGLRIGDPMDKCIDLGAIVDPEQLAQIKAMVDANTAGETYQCAAPEGCFYPPTLITGLAPSDTLMQEEIFGPVLVACTFRTPAEAVEIANNTRYGLAASVWTENINLALDIAPKLIAGIVWVNATNLMDAAAGFGGVRESGFGREGGWEGLMGYTKPKGKTAKITAPMPFTTQDGTPADPLDRTAKLYIGGKQVRPDSGYTQPIFDKSGKLLGHASTANRKDLRNAVESNAAAKGWSKSTGHLRAQILYYIGENLSARAQEFATRINQLTGGRTGSKEVDDAISWLFTWAAWADKHDGAAKGVPIRGVALGMHEPVGNIAILTDDTRPLMGLIEPLAPALAMGNRVTAVASQAFPLAATDFYQVLETSDLPAGVANILTGRHTELAPHMAAHANIDAVWSFSTADVSKVIETKSTSNLKRTWVNHATHRDWPSTIWRAQSTAIKTIWIPYGE, from the coding sequence ATGACCGTCAAAGAAATCTTCGACTCCATGGACTACGGCCCCGCCCCCGAAAGCAGCGCCGAGGCGCTTGCATGGCTGGCAGATCGCGGCGGGATCGCGGGCCATTACATCAATGGCAAATGGGACGCCTTGCGCGATGACTTCCCGTCTAACAATCCGGCAACGGGCGAAAAACTGGCAGGCGTCACCAAAGGCACCGCAGATGAGGTTGCCAAAGCCGTAGCAGCCGCCCGCAAAGCGCAACCCAAATGGGCAAAAGACGGCGCAGCGCGGGCCCGCGTCCTCTATGGCATCGCGCGTCTGATGCAAAAGAACGCGCGACTGTTGGCGGTGATGGAAACCCTCGACAACGGCAAACCGATCCGCGAAAGCCGTGATATCGATATCCCGCTCGCCATTCGCCATTTCTACCACCACGCGGGCTTCGCCCAGCTGATGGACGCTGAAATGCCCGATGTCGAACCGCTTGGCGTATGCGGCCAGATCATACCATGGAACTTCCCGCTCCTGATGCTCGCTTGGAAAATCGCGCCTGCGCTGGCGATGGGCAATACAGTTGTGTTGAAACCCGCCGAATACACGTCGCTGTCCTCGATGGTCTTTTCCGAAATTTGCACAGCCGCAGGCGTCCCCCCCGGTGTCGTCAACATCATCACAGGTGATGGTGAAACGGGGGCCGCGCTTGTCGATGCCGACGTTGATAAAGTCGCCTTCACAGGCTCCACCTCTGTGGGGCGCATCATCCGTGAACAGACGGCTGGATCCGGCAAGGCGCTGTCATTGGAACTGGGCGGCAAGTCCCCCTACATCGTGTTTGAAGATGCCGACATCGATAGCGCTATCGAAGGGTTGGTAGACGCAATCTGGTTTAACAGCGGCCAAGTTTGCTGCGCCGGATCACGGCTGCTGGTGCAAGAAGGTATCGCAGATCGCTTTTACGCCAAACTAAGACGCCGCATGGATGGGTTGCGCATTGGCGATCCCATGGACAAATGCATCGACTTAGGTGCCATTGTAGACCCTGAACAACTGGCGCAAATCAAAGCAATGGTGGATGCAAACACCGCAGGCGAAACCTATCAGTGCGCCGCGCCTGAGGGATGTTTTTATCCACCAACCCTGATCACCGGCCTCGCCCCGTCCGATACGCTGATGCAGGAAGAAATCTTTGGTCCTGTGCTGGTCGCCTGCACCTTCCGCACCCCCGCCGAAGCTGTAGAAATCGCCAACAACACCCGCTACGGGCTGGCCGCGTCGGTGTGGACCGAAAACATCAATCTCGCGCTGGATATCGCACCCAAATTGATCGCCGGCATCGTGTGGGTCAACGCCACAAACCTGATGGACGCGGCGGCTGGATTCGGCGGCGTGCGAGAGTCCGGCTTCGGGCGCGAGGGAGGCTGGGAAGGCCTGATGGGCTATACAAAACCAAAAGGCAAGACCGCCAAAATCACCGCACCGATGCCATTTACCACCCAAGACGGCACACCTGCGGACCCGCTAGATCGAACGGCAAAGCTCTATATCGGCGGCAAACAGGTGCGCCCCGACAGTGGCTACACGCAACCCATCTTCGACAAATCCGGCAAACTGTTGGGCCATGCCAGCACCGCAAATCGCAAAGACCTTCGCAACGCGGTTGAATCGAACGCAGCGGCCAAAGGCTGGTCGAAATCCACAGGCCACCTGCGGGCGCAAATTCTCTATTACATCGGCGAAAACCTGTCCGCCCGCGCGCAAGAATTTGCCACGCGGATCAACCAGCTGACAGGCGGGCGTACGGGCAGCAAAGAAGTCGACGACGCGATATCGTGGCTGTTTACATGGGCGGCTTGGGCCGACAAACACGATGGCGCGGCCAAGGGCGTGCCAATCCGTGGTGTCGCACTTGGCATGCACGAACCCGTCGGCAATATCGCCATCCTCACGGACGATACACGCCCGTTGATGGGGCTGATCGAACCACTGGCCCCCGCGCTCGCCATGGGCAACCGCGTGACGGCCGTCGCATCGCAAGCCTTCCCGCTCGCCGCAACAGATTTTTACCAAGTGTTGGAAACATCAGACCTGCCCGCAGGCGTCGCCAATATTCTAACCGGACGCCACACTGAACTTGCGCCACACATGGCTGCGCACGCCAACATCGATGCTGTTTGGTCTTTTTCCACAGCCGATGTGTCCAAAGTCATCGAAACCAAATCGACGTCCAACCTCAAACGCACATGGGTCAACCACGCCACACACCGCGACTGGCCGTCCACCATTTGGCGCGCCCAATCAACCGCGATTAAAACAATCTGGATTCCCTACGGCGAATAG
- the deoC gene encoding deoxyribose-phosphate aldolase translates to MQTIHPTMTHLPTIQEPRNNGIPLDLSWVKSVQANTSAIERRAATLPGRRSVKKDYQAAWLCKAISLMDLTTLSGDDTEGRVRRLCAKARQPVRPDLLKTLGMEGLTTGAICVYHDMVETAVDALRGTNIPVAAVSTGFPAGLSPFKFRIAEIGESVNAGADEIDIVITRRHVLQGNWQALYDEMTEMRAACGQAHVKAILATGELGSLRNVARASVVCMMAGADFIKTSTGKESVNATLPVTLTMIRTIREYHERTGFRIGYKPAGGISKAKDALVYLAMIKDELGDRWLQPDLFRFGASSLLGDIERQLEHHVTGGYSAGWRHAIG, encoded by the coding sequence ATGCAAACTATCCACCCCACAATGACTCATCTTCCAACAATCCAGGAACCGCGCAACAACGGGATTCCTTTGGATTTATCATGGGTTAAGTCCGTTCAGGCGAACACATCTGCCATTGAACGCCGCGCGGCGACCCTGCCTGGGCGACGGTCTGTCAAAAAGGATTATCAGGCGGCGTGGCTGTGCAAAGCCATTAGTCTGATGGACCTTACGACGCTGTCGGGCGACGATACCGAAGGCCGTGTGCGCAGACTTTGCGCCAAGGCACGCCAACCTGTACGCCCCGATCTGCTCAAGACCCTCGGAATGGAGGGGCTGACCACCGGCGCCATCTGTGTGTACCACGACATGGTCGAAACCGCCGTGGACGCACTGCGCGGCACCAACATCCCCGTCGCAGCCGTGTCCACTGGATTTCCAGCAGGCCTGTCGCCGTTCAAATTCCGCATCGCCGAAATTGGCGAAAGCGTGAATGCAGGCGCAGACGAAATCGACATCGTCATCACTCGACGCCACGTTTTGCAGGGCAATTGGCAAGCCTTGTACGATGAAATGACTGAAATGCGCGCCGCCTGCGGACAGGCCCATGTAAAGGCGATCCTCGCGACGGGCGAACTGGGTTCGCTGCGCAATGTCGCCCGCGCGTCCGTGGTCTGCATGATGGCCGGTGCGGATTTCATCAAAACGTCGACGGGCAAAGAAAGCGTCAACGCAACGCTGCCCGTGACCCTGACCATGATCCGCACGATCCGCGAATACCACGAACGCACGGGCTTTCGTATTGGCTACAAACCTGCGGGCGGCATCAGCAAGGCCAAGGATGCCTTGGTGTACCTCGCCATGATCAAAGACGAACTCGGCGACCGCTGGTTGCAGCCGGACCTGTTTCGCTTTGGTGCGTCGTCTTTACTGGGCGACATTGAACGGCAACTCGAACATCACGTCACGGGCGGCTATTCCGCCGGTTGGCGTCACGCGATTGGATAA
- a CDS encoding AraC family transcriptional regulator, producing the protein MDHIALSASDAFGPQDAFEFSRAELDTRRPPLLHNQDFYELIWVQNGTVRLHLNGGRRDLTEGDLLFISPGQLHGLQGRHPKGASEHTEPAMVVSLAIRPGVIKSIGNRHGDLRGVAFWGEDTGPLVTHRDMRQLAALNHSALKLERSPRRKLYLEAFLMPLLVSLDRPPEGMSQDAPTWLITACAAAQTLDVFRNGAAGLVAATGLAHPHVARTMRRFLGVTPSDYVNTQRMDYAARRLTGTSDPLAEIATDCGLPNLSHFHKLFLAAHGETPQRYRRARQQDLIQPRS; encoded by the coding sequence ATGGATCATATTGCCCTTTCCGCCAGTGACGCATTCGGACCGCAAGACGCCTTTGAATTCAGCCGCGCTGAACTTGACACCCGCCGTCCCCCGCTTTTGCATAATCAGGATTTTTATGAACTGATCTGGGTTCAAAATGGCACCGTGCGTCTGCATTTGAATGGTGGTCGACGCGACCTCACCGAAGGCGATTTGCTGTTTATTTCGCCGGGTCAGTTGCATGGCTTGCAAGGGCGTCACCCGAAAGGGGCGTCAGAACACACCGAACCTGCAATGGTGGTCTCGCTTGCCATTCGCCCCGGTGTGATAAAGTCGATTGGCAATCGCCATGGTGACCTGCGCGGCGTCGCATTCTGGGGCGAAGACACTGGCCCATTGGTCACGCACCGCGATATGCGCCAGCTTGCGGCGTTGAACCATTCGGCGCTAAAATTAGAACGTAGCCCGCGTCGGAAACTATACCTTGAGGCGTTTTTGATGCCGCTTTTGGTCTCTCTGGATCGCCCACCTGAGGGAATGTCGCAAGATGCGCCAACTTGGTTGATCACAGCCTGCGCCGCCGCCCAGACCCTTGATGTCTTTCGCAACGGTGCCGCTGGTCTCGTGGCCGCAACAGGACTTGCGCACCCACATGTGGCACGCACAATGCGACGGTTCCTAGGTGTGACGCCGTCAGATTATGTCAACACCCAACGTATGGACTACGCCGCCCGCCGCCTGACCGGAACGTCAGATCCGCTTGCTGAAATCGCGACCGATTGCGGGCTTCCCAACCTGTCACACTTCCACAAACTGTTCCTTGCGGCGCATGGCGAAACACCGCAGCGCTATCGCCGCGCACGCCAACAGGACCTAATCCAGCCGAGATCCTAA
- the rpe gene encoding ribulose-phosphate 3-epimerase, with translation MPFDRSIKIAPSILSADFANLGAEIQAIEAQGADWIHVDPMDGHFVPNLTIGPNVVAAIRPHVTTFMDVHLMISPADPYIGAFAKAGSDMITVHAEAGPHLHRSLQSVRAEGKMAGVALNMTTPLDHVVDILDDIDMILIMTINPGFGGQKFTHAMIDKVARCRAMIGDRPIHIQVDGGIDSTTAPLVAKAGANVLVAGSAVFRGGSVAQPDVYGDNIRAIRDAAQSVL, from the coding sequence ATGCCATTCGACCGTTCCATCAAAATTGCGCCGTCCATCTTATCGGCAGACTTCGCCAATCTTGGTGCTGAAATTCAAGCGATTGAAGCGCAAGGTGCGGATTGGATCCACGTTGACCCGATGGACGGACATTTCGTGCCGAACCTGACAATTGGGCCAAACGTTGTGGCGGCCATTCGCCCCCACGTGACGACGTTCATGGACGTGCATTTGATGATATCACCAGCTGATCCGTATATCGGTGCGTTCGCCAAAGCGGGCAGCGATATGATTACGGTTCACGCCGAGGCAGGGCCGCATTTGCATCGGTCGCTTCAATCGGTTCGCGCCGAAGGTAAGATGGCAGGTGTCGCGCTAAATATGACAACGCCGCTGGATCACGTCGTCGATATTCTGGATGACATCGATATGATTCTGATCATGACGATCAATCCCGGTTTTGGTGGGCAGAAGTTTACCCACGCGATGATTGACAAAGTGGCCCGTTGCCGCGCGATGATTGGCGATCGCCCGATTCATATTCAGGTCGATGGTGGCATTGATTCAACAACAGCACCCTTGGTTGCGAAGGCTGGTGCCAACGTATTGGTCGCGGGTTCTGCGGTGTTTCGGGGTGGGTCTGTTGCGCAGCCTGACGTTTACGGCGACAATATCCGCGCAATCCGCGATGCGGCGCAAAGTGTGCTTTAG
- a CDS encoding NAD-dependent epimerase/dehydratase family protein — MAKLHKKIVLTGACGALGMEIRATLAALADQLVSVDIAQAPTTLLDNEVFVKADCAKFDDVLPLMEGANMAVHFASIPDERPFEDLLGPNFMSSYNVWEAGHQHGVQRIIYASSVHAVGMHENAAGIDADADHAPDTFYGLAKCFAEDLGKLYWAKRGMESVHLRIFSCTEAPQNARALRTWLSYGDLRHLVDRAVTATTTGFTVVFGISNNDRAPVNNAKATFLGFRPKDNAENWADSLLASAPPADPSDRAQLYLGGPFATVPLGESGVAGINALASAAETASGAQTGAKKLPSFLTKKVMNP, encoded by the coding sequence ATGGCCAAACTGCACAAGAAAATCGTTCTCACAGGGGCTTGTGGGGCCCTCGGAATGGAAATCCGCGCGACGCTTGCGGCATTGGCGGATCAATTGGTGTCAGTCGACATTGCGCAGGCCCCCACAACATTGCTGGATAACGAGGTATTCGTAAAGGCCGATTGCGCAAAATTCGATGACGTCCTACCGCTGATGGAGGGTGCCAATATGGCCGTGCATTTCGCCTCCATTCCCGATGAACGCCCGTTCGAAGACCTGCTTGGCCCGAATTTCATGTCGTCTTACAACGTCTGGGAAGCGGGCCATCAACACGGCGTTCAGCGTATCATCTACGCATCGTCCGTCCATGCGGTTGGCATGCATGAAAACGCCGCTGGAATTGATGCCGATGCGGACCACGCGCCGGACACGTTTTACGGGTTGGCGAAATGTTTCGCCGAAGACCTCGGCAAACTGTACTGGGCCAAGCGCGGGATGGAATCTGTTCACTTGCGCATTTTCTCTTGCACCGAAGCACCCCAAAACGCCCGCGCGTTGCGCACATGGCTAAGCTACGGCGACCTGCGCCATTTGGTCGACCGCGCGGTCACTGCGACGACGACAGGCTTTACAGTTGTGTTTGGTATTTCCAACAATGACCGCGCACCTGTGAACAATGCCAAAGCGACGTTTTTAGGGTTCCGGCCAAAAGACAACGCCGAAAACTGGGCCGACAGCCTGCTTGCATCCGCACCACCGGCCGACCCGTCGGATCGTGCGCAATTGTATCTTGGCGGGCCATTCGCAACCGTACCGTTGGGCGAAAGCGGCGTGGCAGGGATCAATGCACTGGCAAGTGCCGCAGAGACGGCATCGGGTGCCCAGACTGGGGCCAAAAAGCTGCCGTCGTTTCTGACCAAAAAGGTCATGAACCCTTAG
- a CDS encoding trimethylamine methyltransferase family protein, with protein MLRASFEAFVLDDGMYGIEVREENLGFDAIRAAILGDGHFLGSNHIFNAIERDYHCPTLADREQPRTWAEAGAQDAWARAKICTMDILATHKPSYLTPSQDSKICAACNILA; from the coding sequence ATGCTCAGAGCAAGTTTTGAAGCATTCGTTCTGGACGATGGCATGTACGGCATTGAAGTCAGAGAAGAAAACCTCGGCTTTGATGCAATCCGCGCCGCTATTTTGGGCGATGGGCATTTTCTGGGGTCAAATCACATCTTCAACGCGATAGAACGGGATTATCATTGCCCGACACTGGCAGACCGCGAACAGCCCCGCACATGGGCCGAGGCGGGCGCGCAGGATGCATGGGCCCGCGCCAAAATCTGCACAATGGACATTCTAGCCACCCATAAACCCAGCTATTTGACCCCATCGCAAGACTCAAAAATCTGCGCGGCATGCAACATCTTGGCCTGA